In the genome of Prosthecobacter algae, one region contains:
- a CDS encoding serine hydrolase domain-containing protein yields the protein MHSISPTAKTAITEWFEENFRTRGELGASVSIWQNGVEVLSLAQGHCDRQSTRPWDSRTLAPVFSSTKAPAAVCCLMALEEAGLPLDCAVSEVWPEFVGAGKGGMQFAHLLSHTAGLCALDERVPIFNYEAVVEALERQTPLWEPGTRQGYHARTFGFLMDEIVRRITGVDSLGVYFRETFGEPMDLDFWIGLPEEHWGRVSPVYPGKISIANSDQPFLKAYNAGGTLTQRTFTSPFGLNAVSEFNTPALWSPGFASMGGVGSARGLGKFYAMLAQGGTWNGSRLVSESIVRQLSHTLSEEEDSVLLTPIAFGAGVMKDPVNPDPRYDGAKLRQHYGQSQSAFGHPGAGGSLSLADPENGIALAYVMNQMEVGALPGDKVLGMVERLYW from the coding sequence ATGCATTCCATCTCGCCCACTGCCAAAACCGCCATCACCGAATGGTTCGAAGAGAACTTCCGCACGCGCGGTGAACTAGGAGCCTCGGTTTCCATCTGGCAGAACGGTGTGGAAGTGCTGTCGCTGGCCCAGGGCCATTGCGACCGCCAAAGCACCCGGCCCTGGGATTCCCGCACCCTGGCCCCCGTCTTTTCCTCCACCAAAGCTCCGGCCGCCGTCTGCTGCCTGATGGCCCTGGAGGAGGCCGGATTGCCGCTGGACTGCGCTGTCTCCGAGGTCTGGCCTGAGTTTGTGGGAGCGGGCAAGGGGGGCATGCAGTTTGCTCATCTACTCTCCCATACAGCAGGTCTGTGTGCGCTGGACGAGCGTGTGCCCATCTTCAATTATGAAGCCGTCGTGGAGGCCCTGGAACGTCAAACACCTCTCTGGGAACCCGGCACCCGCCAGGGCTACCACGCCCGCACCTTTGGCTTTCTGATGGATGAAATCGTCCGCCGCATTACCGGGGTGGATTCCCTGGGCGTCTATTTCCGTGAGACCTTCGGAGAGCCGATGGATCTGGATTTCTGGATCGGCCTACCGGAGGAGCACTGGGGCCGCGTCTCGCCTGTGTATCCCGGAAAAATCAGCATCGCCAACAGCGACCAGCCTTTCCTCAAAGCCTACAATGCAGGGGGTACCCTGACACAGCGCACCTTTACCAGCCCCTTTGGCCTCAATGCCGTGAGCGAGTTCAACACCCCTGCCCTCTGGTCCCCTGGCTTTGCCAGCATGGGCGGTGTGGGCAGCGCGCGCGGCCTGGGCAAATTTTATGCCATGCTGGCCCAGGGCGGCACATGGAACGGCAGCCGCCTGGTTTCTGAATCCATTGTTAGGCAGCTCAGCCACACGCTCTCAGAAGAAGAGGACAGCGTGCTCCTCACCCCCATCGCTTTTGGCGCTGGAGTGATGAAGGATCCAGTGAATCCGGACCCACGGTACGATGGAGCGAAACTGCGCCAACACTACGGCCAAAGCCAGAGCGCCTTTGGCCATCCCGGCGCAGGCGGCAGCCTGTCTCTCGCCGATCCTGAAAACGGCATCGCCCTAGCCTACGTGATGAATCAGATGGAAGTCGGCGCACTGCCCGGTGACAAGGTGCTCGGCATGGTGGAGCGGCTCTACTGGTGA
- a CDS encoding sigma-54 dependent transcriptional regulator: protein MDILIVDDEASIRRATSLALDAAGHYVETAETGAVALRSLKESSFDLVLLDLYLGEESGLQILETIRREHPSVHVVIFTANATIPNAIEATRLGAVDFLEKPFSPDQLRQALKRIATLRTLERKVEELTTEVRTHTPPPQVMSKNPGLQRQIDVLFRAADTQASILILGESGTGKSMIARAIHEQSPFRDKPFVTVSCPSLSRELLESDLFGHVKGSFTGAMRDTWGKVKAAEGGTLFLDEIGELPLEIQPKLLRLLQEREYERLGETTPRKANVRVIAATNRDLKQWSSEGRFREDLFYRLNVISATMPPLRERPEDLFACADSFLKFFADQFRRKVRRFSPAAYLALRNHPWPGNIRELRNAIERAVILAEGDEITPRDLPEAGGSTTLNGHDHGAEVGQRVSIEKLECEHIRRVMAITDSLQEAAEVLGIDAATLYRKRKRYQLDT, encoded by the coding sequence ATGGACATCCTCATCGTTGATGACGAAGCCAGCATCCGCCGGGCGACTAGCCTGGCCCTCGACGCCGCCGGCCACTACGTAGAAACTGCTGAAACCGGAGCCGTGGCCCTGCGCAGTCTCAAAGAATCCTCTTTTGATCTCGTACTTTTGGACCTCTATCTTGGGGAAGAGAGTGGCTTGCAAATATTGGAAACCATCCGCCGGGAACACCCCAGCGTGCATGTGGTGATCTTCACGGCGAATGCTACCATCCCGAATGCCATTGAGGCGACTCGCCTAGGTGCTGTGGACTTTCTGGAAAAGCCCTTCAGCCCGGACCAGCTTCGCCAGGCCCTCAAGCGCATCGCCACGCTGCGTACGCTAGAGCGCAAGGTGGAAGAACTGACCACTGAAGTCCGCACGCACACACCTCCTCCGCAGGTGATGTCAAAGAATCCCGGACTCCAGCGCCAGATTGATGTGCTTTTCCGTGCGGCAGATACCCAGGCCTCCATTCTGATTCTGGGTGAAAGCGGCACAGGCAAAAGCATGATCGCCCGCGCCATCCATGAACAGAGTCCGTTTCGTGACAAGCCCTTCGTAACGGTGAGCTGCCCCAGCCTGTCCCGTGAACTGCTGGAAAGCGATCTCTTCGGCCACGTCAAAGGCTCCTTCACAGGAGCCATGCGTGACACCTGGGGGAAGGTAAAGGCTGCGGAAGGTGGCACTTTATTCCTCGATGAAATCGGCGAGCTACCCTTGGAGATTCAGCCAAAACTTCTCCGCCTGCTGCAGGAGCGAGAGTATGAACGGCTAGGCGAAACAACGCCTCGCAAGGCGAATGTACGTGTGATCGCCGCGACCAACCGCGACCTGAAGCAGTGGTCCAGCGAGGGTCGTTTCCGCGAGGATTTGTTCTACCGTCTCAATGTCATCTCGGCCACGATGCCGCCCCTGCGGGAACGTCCGGAAGATCTCTTCGCCTGTGCGGACAGCTTCCTGAAGTTCTTTGCCGATCAGTTCCGCCGCAAGGTCCGCCGCTTCAGTCCGGCTGCTTATTTGGCCCTGCGCAATCATCCTTGGCCTGGCAACATCCGCGAGCTGCGCAATGCGATTGAGCGTGCAGTCATCCTTGCCGAAGGCGATGAAATCACGCCTCGCGATCTGCCGGAGGCTGGTGGCAGCACCACCCTCAATGGCCATGATCATGGGGCCGAGGTGGGGCAGCGGGTGAGCATTGAGAAGCTTGAATGCGAACACATCCGCCGTGTCATGGCCATCACTGATTCCCTACAGGAAGCGGCGGAGGTACTGGGCATTGATGCCGCGACGCTTTACCGCAAGCGCAAGCGTTACCAACTGGATACCTAA
- a CDS encoding DUF2256 domain-containing protein: MRGVRKENLPVKLCSVCQRPFTWRKKWEKVWEEVRYCSEACRRKKVPSNSAATPTARPVDSSSRLKDNPQRT, translated from the coding sequence ATGCGAGGTGTGCGAAAAGAAAATCTGCCGGTCAAGCTTTGCAGCGTCTGCCAGCGCCCTTTCACGTGGCGGAAGAAATGGGAAAAGGTGTGGGAGGAGGTACGCTACTGCAGTGAAGCCTGCCGGAGAAAAAAGGTGCCCAGCAACTCGGCTGCTACACCCACAGCCCGCCCTGTTGACTCGAGCTCCAGATTGAAGGATAACCCCCAAAGAACATGA
- a CDS encoding TPR end-of-group domain-containing protein produces MNDLERRILAAQGYVELGLHEEAQAELAHLPPSAAQRADVIELSVLCHMGDRRWAEALALTQKLCALEPEEPGGFIHAAYCLHELGRTTEALDLLARGPAALRTKPVYYYNLGCYLACLGEDEKALNLLKQSFEMDGSLRSHARKDPDLDRLRAKLDKN; encoded by the coding sequence ATGAACGATCTGGAACGACGCATCCTCGCCGCCCAAGGCTATGTGGAGCTAGGTCTCCATGAAGAGGCCCAGGCAGAGCTGGCGCATTTGCCCCCCTCTGCTGCCCAGCGTGCTGACGTCATCGAACTCAGCGTGCTCTGCCACATGGGGGACCGCCGCTGGGCCGAAGCCCTGGCGCTGACCCAAAAACTCTGCGCGCTGGAACCCGAAGAACCCGGCGGCTTCATCCACGCTGCCTATTGCCTGCATGAGCTGGGCCGCACCACCGAGGCGCTGGATTTGCTGGCCCGCGGCCCCGCAGCCTTGCGGACCAAACCGGTCTATTACTACAATCTGGGCTGCTACCTCGCCTGCCTGGGGGAAGATGAAAAAGCCCTGAATTTGCTGAAGCAATCCTTTGAAATGGATGGCAGTCTGCGCAGCCACGCCCGCAAAGATCCCGACCTGGACCGACTGCGAGCGAAGCTAGACAAGAACTGA
- a CDS encoding hybrid sensor histidine kinase/response regulator, with protein MIVDPQPPLSPSTARGVVLVVDDQMQNIQVVGTVLTREGYEVIPATSGAQALQRIAARLPDLVLLDVVMPDVDGFAVCKRLREHPDTAGLPVIFVSAANDSETIVRGLEAGGVDYITKPFNKAELLARVRTQVDLQRARETTTRILRERENIVSMVAHDLKNPLGAIRFSAQTLLELPPEKIVTASDLTGHIITTCDQMLKFIDRFLNNRAKETEHERMTTVPISGEQIKEMLTAWYPTAKRKNTTLSVQLSETPLHASGDLFTVRQIVDNLMSNAVKFSPLGSQIVSRIYSENERFIIDIEDEGPGFTESDLARIFQDYTRLSARPTGGESSTGLGLAIAKRGADRMGAKLTVDNLPTGQGCIARLTLPLVTSAA; from the coding sequence ATGATTGTGGATCCCCAGCCCCCCCTATCCCCCAGCACCGCACGCGGAGTCGTGCTGGTGGTGGATGATCAGATGCAGAACATTCAAGTGGTGGGCACGGTGCTCACCCGTGAAGGTTATGAAGTAATCCCCGCCACCAGCGGGGCACAGGCCCTGCAGCGCATCGCGGCCCGGCTGCCAGACCTCGTGCTTCTGGATGTGGTGATGCCGGATGTGGATGGCTTTGCGGTCTGCAAGAGGTTGCGTGAGCACCCAGACACGGCGGGACTGCCGGTGATCTTCGTCTCGGCGGCCAACGATTCAGAAACCATCGTCCGTGGGCTGGAGGCAGGCGGTGTGGACTACATCACCAAGCCCTTTAACAAGGCCGAGCTGCTGGCCCGTGTGCGCACCCAGGTGGATCTGCAGCGTGCCCGTGAGACCACTACACGCATCCTCCGTGAGCGGGAAAACATCGTCAGCATGGTGGCCCATGATTTGAAGAATCCTCTCGGTGCCATCCGTTTCAGCGCACAGACATTGCTGGAGCTGCCTCCGGAAAAGATCGTCACTGCCAGCGACCTCACAGGCCATATCATCACGACCTGCGACCAGATGCTGAAGTTCATTGACCGCTTCCTGAACAACCGTGCGAAGGAGACCGAGCATGAGCGCATGACCACCGTGCCTATCTCTGGCGAGCAGATCAAAGAAATGCTCACGGCTTGGTATCCGACAGCCAAGCGTAAAAATACCACCCTCTCCGTCCAGCTTTCTGAGACACCTTTGCACGCAAGTGGGGATTTATTTACCGTGCGGCAGATCGTGGACAACCTCATGAGCAACGCGGTGAAGTTTTCGCCGCTGGGCAGCCAGATCGTGTCCCGAATCTACAGCGAAAATGAGCGCTTCATCATTGATATCGAGGATGAAGGCCCTGGCTTTACTGAAAGTGACTTGGCGCGCATTTTCCAGGATTACACCCGACTGAGCGCCCGCCCCACTGGTGGTGAATCTTCCACCGGTCTCGGCCTGGCGATCGCCAAGCGCGGTGCCGACCGAATGGGTGCCAAGCTCACTGTGGACAACCTCCCAACAGGCCAGGGCTGCATCGCCCGGCTGACCCTGCCGCTGGTCACTTCTGCGGCCTAA